Genomic DNA from Pigmentiphaga litoralis:
GTTGGGCAGGCGAACCATGCCCTTTTCCACGCTGGGGAAACCATTCTGCTGCAGGGCTTGCGCCACGTCAGCATTGGTGACCGAACCGAACAGACGGCCGTCAACACCAGCTTTCTGCGAGATACGGACGGTCTGGCCTTCCAGGTTGGTGCCTACCGATTGCGCGGCGGCCAGCTTTTCGGCTTGCGCCTTTTCCAGTTCAGCGCGCTTGGCTTCGAATTCAGCCAGAGCGACTTGCGTGGCACGCTTGGCTTTCTTTTGCGGGATCAGGA
This window encodes:
- the rplI gene encoding 50S ribosomal protein L9, producing MQIILLEKVINLGGLGDVVKVKNGYARNFLIPQKKAKRATQVALAEFEAKRAELEKAQAEKLAAAQSVGTNLEGQTVRISQKAGVDGRLFGSVTNADVAQALQQNGFPSVEKGMVRLPNGPLKTIGEFPVEVALHTDVAANVTVIVSGEG